In one Mesorhizobium australicum genomic region, the following are encoded:
- the mtnK gene encoding S-methyl-5-thioribose kinase produces the protein MTDAPYQALTIDTLPARLGSIDALTSRIGPPASWRSREVGDGNLNLVFIVDGERGSIIVKQALPYVRLVGESWPLPLKRSFFEYHALIRQEARAGKGAVPEVFHYDETQALIVMEFLTPHVILRRALIEGRMPPRIASDLGLFMARTLFRGSDFSMTARERKADLALFADNVELCDITENLVFTDPYFEAPLNRHTSPELDGMVAELRADRDLKVEAQALKHLFAARAETLLHGDLHSGSVMVTDADTRVIDPEFAFYGPIAFDVGMLLANYWMAFFAARGHEGGKPRDEMRAWLLSVITDTWNVFHAEFSRLWRTERKGMLYASSVFEDRGDPLAAEQALQRVLGDIFTDMLGFAGVEMHRRILGLAHNADFEEIAEQKLRGACEMRALKLGRHLAVNRRHIRSLSEVNELAVRLDEGAVA, from the coding sequence ATGACGGATGCGCCCTATCAGGCGTTGACGATAGACACGCTGCCGGCACGGCTCGGCAGCATCGACGCCTTGACCAGCCGCATCGGGCCGCCCGCGTCGTGGCGCTCGCGCGAGGTCGGCGACGGCAATCTCAATCTCGTGTTCATCGTCGACGGCGAGCGCGGCTCGATCATCGTCAAGCAGGCGCTGCCCTATGTCCGCCTCGTCGGCGAGAGCTGGCCGCTGCCCCTCAAGCGTTCTTTCTTCGAATACCACGCGCTGATCCGGCAGGAGGCGCGGGCCGGCAAGGGCGCGGTTCCGGAGGTCTTCCACTATGACGAGACGCAGGCGCTCATCGTCATGGAGTTCCTCACGCCGCACGTCATCCTGCGCCGCGCCCTGATCGAGGGCCGCATGCCGCCACGCATCGCCAGCGACCTCGGCCTGTTCATGGCCCGCACCCTGTTCCGCGGCTCCGATTTCTCGATGACGGCGCGCGAGCGAAAGGCCGACCTCGCGCTCTTCGCCGACAATGTCGAGCTGTGCGACATCACGGAAAACCTCGTCTTCACCGATCCCTATTTCGAAGCCCCGCTCAACCGGCACACGTCGCCGGAGCTCGACGGCATGGTGGCGGAGCTGCGCGCTGACCGCGACCTCAAGGTCGAGGCGCAGGCGCTGAAGCACCTCTTCGCCGCCAGGGCCGAGACCCTGCTCCACGGCGACCTGCACTCAGGCTCGGTCATGGTCACCGACGCCGACACGCGCGTCATCGACCCCGAATTCGCCTTCTACGGACCGATCGCGTTCGACGTCGGCATGCTCTTGGCCAACTACTGGATGGCCTTCTTCGCCGCGCGCGGCCACGAGGGCGGCAAGCCGCGCGACGAGATGCGGGCCTGGCTGCTTTCTGTGATCACTGATACCTGGAACGTCTTCCACGCCGAGTTCTCTCGGCTGTGGCGCACCGAGCGCAAGGGCATGCTCTATGCCTCCTCGGTCTTCGAGGATCGTGGCGATCCGCTCGCGGCCGAGCAGGCCCTCCAGCGCGTGCTCGGCGACATCTTCACCGACATGCTGGGCTTCGCCGGCGTCGAGATGCACCGCCGCATCCTCGGCCTTGCCCACAATGCCGATTTCGAGGAGATCGCCGAACAGAAGCTGCGCGGTGCATGCGAGATGCGTGCGCTCAAGCTCGGCCGCCATCTCGCGGTCAACCGCCGCCACATCCGATCGCTGTCCGAAGTGAACGAGCTGGCGGTCCGCCTCGACGAAGGAGCAGTTGCGTGA